The Algoriphagus halophilus genome window below encodes:
- a CDS encoding DUF6090 family protein, producing MLKFFRVIRKQLIEQNKARTYILYAIGETFLVVIGILIALQVNNWNEERKDRKREIDYLYRILSEIERDSASLHSSINLTSYKVEQGKRLLSLNKLDSNLPDSAQFIWDIFLIGRGGSYSPYIPAYQELVSTGEVNVIYNKTIIELLEKYLNRTNGLESFVYREGEQRRTEYNKFIQRYFSALIMDSIWDLGRKGISEEDLDHFKSLGIDIEGFRNDANAGYQIRSMTALNMELSRLYRQNMDTYLEPLLAQLRDEINSLVK from the coding sequence ATGCTAAAATTTTTCCGAGTCATTCGAAAACAACTCATTGAACAGAATAAAGCTCGAACGTACATTCTCTATGCTATCGGGGAGACCTTCCTAGTCGTGATCGGAATACTAATTGCTCTACAAGTGAATAACTGGAATGAGGAGAGGAAAGATAGAAAAAGAGAAATCGATTACCTCTATAGGATTCTTTCGGAAATTGAAAGGGATAGTGCCAGCTTACACTCATCTATTAATCTAACTTCTTATAAGGTTGAACAGGGTAAAAGACTTTTATCTTTAAATAAGTTAGATTCAAATTTACCTGATAGTGCCCAGTTTATTTGGGACATCTTTTTGATAGGAAGAGGGGGTAGTTATTCTCCCTATATTCCTGCTTACCAAGAATTAGTTTCAACGGGTGAGGTAAATGTTATTTATAACAAAACAATCATTGAACTATTAGAAAAGTATCTAAATCGTACAAATGGGTTGGAATCCTTTGTGTACAGGGAAGGAGAACAACGAAGAACCGAATACAACAAATTTATCCAACGATACTTCTCCGCTTTAATCATGGATTCAATATGGGATTTAGGAAGGAAGGGGATTTCTGAAGAAGATTTAGACCACTTTAAATCATTGGGAATAGACATTGAAGGTTTTAGGAATGATGCCAATGCAGGTTATCAGATTCGAAGTATGACTGCCCTAAATATGGAATTATCAAGACTATATCGGCAAAATATGGACACCTATTTGGAGCCATTATTAGCACAACTCAGAGATGAAATCAACTCGCTAGTAAAATAA